From the Candidatus Binatia bacterium genome, the window GTTGGTGGTGACGTGCTTGGTGCACGGCTTGCCATCATAGAGCATGGCAGAGTTGCGGTAGAGTTCCAGGATGTCATCGGTGCCACGAAATGCACCGTCAAAACCATCGTTGCGCAAGGTCGCATGCGCAAACAAGCCGGCAACCCCCTCGAGATCGCCGGCGTCGAGGCGTTCCGCGTATGTGTAAATGAGGTTAGCAATTGCGTCGCTGTCGGTAGCCATGCGGCCGCAATACACCGTCGCCACGGGCAAGGAAAGCGCACACAGTCGACGGCCGGCTAGATCGTTTCGACGAGATCGCACCGGCCGGGCCGGTCGAGTGGACGCGCAGCAA encodes:
- a CDS encoding nuclear transport factor 2 family protein → MATDSDAIANLIYTYAERLDAGDLEGVAGLFAHATLRNDGFDGAFRGTDDILELYRNSAMLYDGKPCTKHVTTNLIIEVDESGKTATTRSYYTVLQARPELPLQIIIAGRYHDRFARIDGVWCFTDRLIFIDLMGDLRYHLKFSLI